The DNA segment CACGAGCTACCTGATCTTTGTTATGGTCAATGAAGATACAATCAGTGAGTTCTGCCAATCAGTTCTCCTGAACAGTAAAGATGGCTGTTTCAagataaaattaatcttttcctaGAATTCCATGGCCTAGGGTAGGAATTTAGAAAATAAGTAGTGTGCAAACACCTGCACAGGAGACATCTCAAATTAAGCAAGACAGATAAATCCCAGTCTAGCTATCCAAAGTGAGATGTTTGAACTAGTAATCAAAGCTTCATCTAAAGTCTATTAAAGGAGACTGGTACCCTCACAAAGCAATTAATCTCATCCTTGGAAGTCTGCTTGTAACAGGTAGAAGGAAATATATCTCCTCTACAGGGAACCTTGAAGGTTAGCTTGGCTTAGACACCAACAGTGGATTTAGTTCAAGATTAGGTGTAGACAAGTAATACAAATATCTCAGCTACtattatagtaaaaaaaaaaagctgctttttctggtCTAGCATCATTTGAGATGATCTAGGTTATCCTGCCTGGTGTCCATTTGCCACTCCAGACAATCACAGGTCATGTACCATAATTTCCACCTTCTGCAAATGTGTAAGGTGTGCTATAGTGCATCAGATGACACTGGATGTATATATTTAGATAAATAAATGGAACACAATGAAAATTCAATCCtctctaaaggaaaaatattttaaagcaaatgtgtAAGAAATCAACCATTTGTATTATGTTATCTACCATAAAATTGACCACAGAAGATGAATAGTGTTAATAAACTGTATTCCTAATCTCAGTGTACGTAAGCACAAAAAAAACTATCTGGAAAGGCCCTTGtgttaatatttgctttcacaCAAACATTGTTCTCTTTGATTTACAAGTGTGATTCAAAGATACTACTGCTGCCATCAGTACATGCACAGAAACGTCTTGTTGGCTTATGTGTGAAGAGCAGTATATCTACTTCACCCTCTTTTTTCAGATACAGGAGGGAGGAATATATCACTCCAGAGCCCTGGTGAGCTGCTGTGCCCATAGAAAAGTACCATCAATACGTCTTCTAAGAAATGAATTCTGACCTTGTATAAAGAATACAAAACTcacactgaagtgaaaaatgccTCATGCATGTATCTGGGAGTAGAATTCAACTCTCAGAACTAAACCAGCTTGCTTTCACCTGCTGCTTTaattctgaaatgtgttttcaatTGATATCTTGTATAAATCATGAACTAAGAGCAATGTGCTTTATCAAGAATACAGTATTCCAGTCACAAAGTGCCATCCAAATGAAAAGCCCCCAAAGTAAGCAAAAATGGCTGGAACATTACAACTACATTCTTGGAGGTCTTCCTGACAGACTTCTGCATTGACTATCACATATTTACAAGGTGTCAGTTTTCATTTGGTCATTGTTGTTTAAAGCAGGAGAAGGCTTGCTCTTCTGGCCATCAGTTCCTCCTTTGGATGTGTCCTGGAAGAAAAGCCTTGGCATCCACAGTGACATTAAAATTCGTTTATATTCATTCCGAAAATTTTGGTTAAGAAGTCCATATATTATTGCATTAAGGCAGCTGTTGAAATAGGCCATGAAGTAGCTTATAATGAATAACCATTCAGGAACTTTTGGTGCCATTTCCATAGGATCGATGGCTACAGCCAGTCCAATGAAATTTAGAGGTGcccagcaaaaagcaaaaatcacaaaaacCACGAACATGGTGAGAAAGTTTCTGAAGTCACTTTGCTTCAGTCTTGGCTTTGTTTCTGACTTGACTCGTCTTCTAACTTGAAGCACTAAAACCCAAATGCGAAGGTAGCAGAAGCTCACAATGGTGATAGGGACGATGAAGTGAATTACCACAACAGCTATTGTATAGTAGGAGCTTGCAGTCTGAACAAATGTGCACGAATAGATGCGTGGATCATACTTTAGagaaccaagaaaaaaatttggCACAGTTGCAATTATTGTTAATATCCAGATTAAGGAGACGTACAGCATTGTGTTCCAACAGCTGTACACTTTGTCATAGGCAAAACTATGACATATATAGCAATATCGGTTTATTGCAATTGCAGTGATGTTGAAAATAGAGCCTATTACACTTAGTCCCATCACAAAGCCACTCACTTTACAATGCATTTCACCCAAAGTCCATCCATTGTGGAAAATAGCTAAGAGCACCAGTGGGTATGGATACAAGGCCACCACCAAATCAGCCAAAGCCAGGCTCACCACAAATGCAttacctggggaaaaaaaaagaaaaaaatatagacatAAGtctaaaagaaagcagagttgtgaacaagaagaaaatatattttattttggatatCTACGATGCTAAATTATTGATGATGTCAGCAAGAAGGAAGAATGTAGGTCCGACAGGTCTTTACgagaaataatttgattttacaATTCAACTTCTAAGTTGAATACTATGGAAATACCTGCAGTAACATGATATTTTAAAGCTACTGGTGACTGgacttttttctattttaatctttaaaaaaacagtaataatcAGTGAGCTATTACATAAGCATGTGTTGAGTTGTTTACATGCTCCATAGCTAGACCGGataaggtgaaaaagaaaaaaaaagtctaaattgTGCCAGGTAGGCAGGCTATTATTCCATCCTAACCTTTCACTGGGCAATAACAACAGACTCAACAGGTATTAAGAGGAAGGATATACAAATATTAAGTCTGTAGGTATTAGAAGGATATGTTAGTTTATGTCTAAATTGTCACATGATAGTCTGTAGTATAGATAGTTTCTGCACCAATGAGTTACTCACACTGCAGTTATCATCCCATTGGCTTGACTAAAGAAGAGTGAATTaccttcatcatcttcattaGAAAGGCAGATTTAactatataaagaaaaaatgggtGAATGCAAGAGAAAGTATTCAAAATTATGAGAGGAGcatttagattattttctgaTGATGACGTTTAAGGACATTTTAGTGATGTAGTTTAGAGCTACATTGTTTAAAGGTGTCTCTTTAAATAGTGTCCTTTTAATCAGTTTGAAATTTCTATTCATTGTATCTAAGGATACAACAAAATAGTGAGATATTAAGTTGcattcctgaaaaaaaccaagattttTATCATGATAAGTAGTGCCTTCcttgctttttaagaaaaatatggaagtattatcaggagacagaaaagagagaTACTAACTTTAAATTCCTGTCATTTAGGTAGCATAAAACATGTTTCTAGTTTGCatgctcacttttttttttgcttaaagtCCTTCACAGTGTGAACAGATGTGCAGAAGACCCAAGTACATTTTGAAATAGTGTgtgtaaatgtatttattttttttgaaagagcaATTAGATGCCCAGTCCTACAAATTCTGAGCTTTCTAGCCATTATTTAGGAAAGCAGttctccatttcattttaagCACAGAAATAATACTGTAGATAAGGATTTCACTAGCTGGAAGCCATAAATCCAACACCCTTGTAGAATCAAACCATTTGCTCCACCTGCTCTGCATCTGTGGCTTGCTTAGGCTGAATTAAGGAAGGGGCAGTTCCGTTTCTTCAACAGGAAGACCACACTCATTAGAATTTGCAAAACAGCTGGTGAACCTAACAGAAAGGAGGATTATCCATGTGTAGCTAGAAACACAGCTCATCTCAGAAGTGCTGTACAGCTTATTTTACATAGTTGCTTGTCATAAATTTACCAGCCTGTCTCACACTTTCTTTATACTACAAAGACGATATAAGTATTTTCATAGCTACACCTCAGTGATGTGTTACTGGATGTAAGGCAATTCCATGCTATTTGTCTTAGAAGTAGGATGCAAAACAAATAGTACTGTTGATTTTCATGCCCCCCCCAAGCCACAGTCACTCCTTGCTTTAAGCTGAGGCAGGTCTATCAGAGTATGTTGTTGGACCTGCACAAGGAGACATTTCTTGTTGTTTTATATGCACTATACTGAATACAATTCAGTAATAGAGTGTCATGCTGTTGTGAAAAAGGTAAACATAATTTTTAGATGCAAACCCacataaagtaatttttctatCTTAGTCACGATTGCtaaggcattaaaaaaattactccagATTGGGACTTTGCACTTCAAGAAAGAAGTAAACCCTAATTAGAGCTGCTCTAGatcaaagaaaatatctgctAGTTTTACACTCTGTGAGGAAAgactgaacaaaataaatagagTGTTGAGGAAGACACAATAACTTCAAATAGGTGAAGCAAAAATTACATAAACCATTTCCATGACTGGTGAACACCGACAAACTCCAGACATTACTGAGAGTATTCCAAATTAGAAGAACGTTTTAATGGCaagaagaaggaaatgctgGAACATGTTACTTTTAGTCTGCCATTAGAGGTTGTAAGAAAAAGTTAAATCAATATTGTCAACATTGGCCTAGCTACAGTGGACCCCTGTCTTGAGCATGGGAAGGATGAGATGACTTTGAAGACATTTTCTAGCCATTTGATAAACTGGATAAAAGACGAGACTTACAAAGGAGCAAAGGCTTCTTTATCAGAACGTTACTTACATTATGGCAACAacaatttctcttcctctgtttaaTCATTGTATCTGACATTAGGAGATAGAGgagtcaagagaaaaaaagaaaaaaatactgacttttctgttttagaatGCCTTTTAGAGAAAGATAGAGTGCAGTCCAGAGTATGTGCTGAGATTAATCTAATCTCTAAAGCCTCCCTGCGTCAGTTATATCTAAGATGCAATTCTTCAGTAAAAATCATGTGGGCATTCAGCTCTTTCAAACATATTTGGAAAtgtactgaaaaatatatttgtccAGAAAACTTGAAAATCTTGGTGCTGTTTAGGACTTCTTGAAAGTTCCAGCTGGAATGAGGAAAGACAATTAGTGATGAACTTGTCAAAAACATAGCATACCACTTCACAATATAGAAGAAAAACGGTGCAACATCTAGAAAGGCCTCAAGCCTTTTTTATGGCTGCTTTCAGGGTCAGGTGTTCACATTGTGCATTACAAAGTACTGTccaatgtttgttttttttctatttggcTGACTCTGGGATGAAGTTTAGTATCATATTACTGCAATGAATAAGACACAGAAGTAGAGATAAACTTTTCTAATTTGTAAAAAATACATAGTC comes from the Cuculus canorus isolate bCucCan1 chromosome 1, bCucCan1.pri, whole genome shotgun sequence genome and includes:
- the MTNR1B gene encoding melatonin receptor type 1B — protein: MLENGSLRNCCDPGGRGRFGSAEREAAAAARPAWVVTALSSVLIFTTVVDILGNLLVIISVFKNRKLRNSGNAFVVSLALADLVVALYPYPLVLLAIFHNGWTLGEMHCKVSGFVMGLSVIGSIFNITAIAINRYCYICHSFAYDKVYSCWNTMLYVSLIWILTIIATVPNFFLGSLKYDPRIYSCTFVQTASSYYTIAVVVIHFIVPITIVSFCYLRIWVLVLQVRRRVKSETKPRLKQSDFRNFLTMFVVFVIFAFCWAPLNFIGLAVAIDPMEMAPKVPEWLFIISYFMAYFNSCLNAIIYGLLNQNFRNEYKRILMSLWMPRLFFQDTSKGGTDGQKSKPSPALNNNDQMKTDTL